In Tsuneonella dongtanensis, a single window of DNA contains:
- a CDS encoding response regulator has protein sequence MNGPQGAVPPQSATHADSPSPAPAQVAATPTQAGQRTCLVVDDSRMIRKVARRIVESVGYTVIEAENGEEGLARCRAAMPHLVITDWNMPVMSGIDFVSALRAIPTDRRPRVVFCTTNSGARDIHKGIEAGADEYVIKPFDDASLISRLAAIGAA, from the coding sequence ATGAACGGTCCGCAAGGAGCCGTTCCGCCGCAGTCTGCGACACATGCTGACTCGCCTTCTCCCGCTCCCGCACAAGTGGCGGCGACACCGACGCAAGCCGGCCAGCGCACTTGCCTGGTCGTCGACGACTCGCGGATGATCCGCAAGGTCGCGCGGCGGATCGTCGAGAGCGTGGGCTACACTGTCATCGAGGCGGAGAACGGGGAAGAAGGGCTCGCACGCTGCCGCGCAGCAATGCCGCACCTCGTCATCACCGACTGGAACATGCCGGTGATGAGCGGGATCGATTTCGTTTCCGCGTTGCGTGCCATTCCCACCGATCGCCGTCCGCGAGTCGTGTTCTGCACCACCAACTCGGGCGCGCGCGATATCCACAAGGGTATCGAGGCAGGCGCCGATGAGTATGTGATCAAGCCGTTCGACGACGCGTCGTTGATCAGTCGCCTCGCTGCAATCGGTGCTGCCTAG
- a CDS encoding precorrin-2 dehydrogenase/sirohydrochlorin ferrochelatase family protein: MALNSLPLFHRIAGKRVVVLGDGDAAEAKRRLVERAGGICCGEPEAHHASLAFVAVDDQRQAEAAAIRLRCKGLLVNVTDRPELCDFTVPSILDREPVILAVGTGGASAGLAKQLRLQLERLLPPSLGRLAIALQSARAAMRERWPDAAGRRRALDVALAPGGVLDPLSDGADERVDSWLHGSHDANASGTREILLASADPDDLTLRQARWLGEADTVLHDDGVPASILDRARADAVRGPVDGDPGGLTVVIRFGP, translated from the coding sequence ATGGCTTTGAATTCCCTCCCGCTCTTCCATCGCATTGCGGGGAAGCGGGTGGTTGTGCTCGGCGATGGAGACGCTGCAGAAGCCAAGCGAAGGCTGGTCGAGCGCGCGGGCGGGATCTGCTGCGGAGAGCCGGAGGCGCATCACGCATCGCTCGCCTTCGTTGCCGTCGACGATCAGCGCCAGGCCGAAGCTGCAGCCATTCGCTTGCGCTGCAAGGGGCTGCTGGTGAACGTCACCGACCGTCCCGAGCTGTGCGATTTCACTGTTCCGAGCATTCTCGATCGCGAACCCGTTATCCTGGCGGTTGGGACCGGAGGTGCTTCGGCGGGACTGGCGAAGCAATTGCGCCTGCAGCTCGAACGGCTTCTGCCGCCGTCGCTCGGTCGCCTCGCGATCGCGCTTCAGTCTGCCCGCGCGGCAATGCGTGAACGCTGGCCCGATGCCGCCGGCCGCCGCCGGGCGCTCGACGTAGCGCTTGCGCCGGGAGGTGTGCTTGACCCGCTCAGCGACGGTGCGGACGAGCGTGTGGACAGCTGGCTGCATGGCTCGCACGACGCGAACGCGAGCGGGACGCGCGAGATCTTGCTTGCGAGCGCCGACCCCGACGATCTGACGCTACGTCAGGCGCGCTGGCTCGGCGAGGCGGATACGGTCCTGCACGATGACGGCGTGCCCGCGAGCATTCTCGATCGCGCGCGTGCGGACGCGGTCCGCGGGCCGGTCGACGGCGATCCCGGCGGCCTGACGGTGGTGATCCGTTTCGGGCCCTGA
- the lysA gene encoding diaminopimelate decarboxylase, whose product MDHFALRNGVLHVEDVPLPAIAEAVGTPVYVYSRATLVRHAQVFREGLSGLDDPHIAFAVKSNPNLAVLRVLAKEGFGADVVSGGELTRALAAGMKPDDVVFSGVGKTHAELVQGIEVGIGQFNIESEEEGHELSLIAQRRGVRVACALRVNPDVDARTHEKISTGKRENKFGVPLDRAASIYATLAEQPGLEMRGVAVHIGSQLGDLDPLETAFTKLGALIAELRANGQTVTHADLGGGLGVPYKKGETYPTPAEYGAMVARVTRDWGVRLSFEPGRVIAGNAGVLLTRVIRSKRSGNGPPFVIVDAAMNDLARPAMYGAWHDFDAVEPTGERMTAHIVGPICETGDTFAMDREIDALSAGDLAVFRTAGAYGATMASSYNSRGYVAEVLVDGDRFAVVADRIMPHSIMDAERVPEWL is encoded by the coding sequence ATGGATCATTTCGCGCTTCGCAACGGCGTCCTCCACGTCGAGGACGTACCCCTTCCCGCCATTGCGGAGGCGGTCGGTACGCCGGTCTACGTCTATTCGCGCGCGACCCTCGTCCGTCATGCGCAGGTCTTCCGCGAAGGCCTGTCCGGCCTCGACGATCCGCACATTGCGTTCGCCGTAAAGTCGAATCCCAATCTCGCAGTCTTGCGGGTGCTCGCGAAGGAGGGCTTCGGCGCCGATGTCGTGAGCGGCGGCGAACTGACACGTGCGCTGGCGGCCGGCATGAAGCCGGACGACGTGGTCTTCTCCGGCGTCGGCAAGACCCACGCCGAGCTTGTCCAGGGGATCGAGGTGGGCATCGGGCAATTCAACATCGAAAGCGAAGAGGAAGGCCACGAGCTTTCGCTCATCGCCCAGCGCCGCGGGGTCCGCGTGGCTTGCGCGCTGCGGGTCAACCCGGACGTCGATGCCCGCACTCACGAGAAGATCTCGACCGGCAAGCGCGAGAACAAGTTCGGTGTGCCGCTCGATCGCGCGGCCTCGATCTATGCCACGCTTGCAGAGCAGCCCGGGCTAGAGATGCGCGGAGTGGCAGTTCATATCGGCAGCCAGCTGGGCGACCTCGATCCGCTCGAGACGGCATTCACCAAGCTCGGCGCGCTGATCGCCGAACTGCGCGCCAACGGTCAGACGGTCACCCATGCCGACCTCGGCGGCGGGCTTGGGGTTCCGTACAAAAAGGGCGAAACCTATCCGACCCCGGCGGAATATGGCGCCATGGTGGCGCGGGTGACCCGGGACTGGGGCGTGCGCCTGTCGTTCGAGCCGGGCAGGGTAATCGCGGGCAACGCGGGGGTTCTCCTTACCCGCGTCATCCGCTCGAAGCGTAGCGGAAACGGCCCGCCGTTCGTGATCGTCGATGCCGCAATGAACGACCTCGCCCGCCCCGCGATGTACGGCGCCTGGCACGATTTCGATGCCGTGGAACCCACCGGCGAGCGGATGACCGCGCATATAGTCGGTCCGATCTGCGAAACTGGCGATACCTTCGCCATGGACCGGGAAATCGATGCCTTGTCGGCGGGGGACCTCGCGGTGTTCCGGACCGCCGGCGCCTACGGCGCGACGATGGCTTCGAGCTACAACAGCCGCGGGTACGTTGCCGAGGTGCTGGTCGACGGGGACAGATTCGCCGTGGTTGCCGACCGGATCATGCCGCATTCGATCATGGACGCCGAGCGGGTCCCCGAATGGCTTTGA
- the lptM gene encoding LPS translocon maturation chaperone LptM — translation MKRTLALFPALALVLMLGACGQKADLEPLPGQALPPAPFGAKAQPDAQDLLAPDPLAAPERSVELRKRSEERQDDPFDLPPE, via the coding sequence ATGAAGCGCACGCTTGCTCTTTTCCCGGCACTCGCCCTCGTCCTGATGCTCGGCGCGTGCGGTCAGAAAGCCGATCTCGAACCGCTCCCGGGGCAGGCTCTGCCGCCGGCACCGTTCGGGGCGAAGGCGCAACCCGACGCGCAGGACTTGCTGGCACCCGATCCGCTGGCCGCGCCCGAGCGCTCGGTCGAACTGCGCAAGCGTTCGGAAGAACGTCAGGACGACCCTTTCGACCTTCCTCCGGAATGA
- the argH gene encoding argininosuccinate lyase has translation MWGGRFAEGPSAIMREINASIPFDKALWRQDIAASKAHVAMLGSQGIVSAEDAQAIADGLDQVAAEYEANGVPENWDLEDIHMVTESRLAELIGAPAGRLHTGRSRNDQVATDFRLWVRDAIDQVDAGLADLQRALVGRAGEHAASIMPGFTHLQTAQPVTLGHHLMAYYEMIRRDRSRFADARTRMNESPLGSAALAGTGFPLDRDATAAALGFDRPTANSLDAVSDRDFALDYLQAAAQCALHLSRLAEELILWASQPFGFVRLPDALSTGSSIMPQKKNPDAAELVRGHAGRIVGCLTALMVTMKGLPLAYSKDMQDDKPPVFEAHGLLALSIAAMTGMVSGSDFRTDRMRQAAELGYATATDLADWLVREADVPFREAHHITGAAVKLAEARGVALDALTLAELQAIDQRIDQRVFAALSVDASVAARASYGGTAPVRVREQIADAKIVLDMES, from the coding sequence ATGTGGGGCGGGCGCTTCGCCGAGGGACCTAGCGCGATCATGCGCGAAATCAACGCCTCGATTCCGTTCGACAAGGCACTGTGGCGGCAGGACATCGCCGCGAGCAAGGCGCATGTCGCGATGTTGGGGTCCCAGGGGATCGTCTCGGCGGAAGACGCGCAGGCGATCGCCGATGGTCTCGACCAAGTCGCCGCCGAGTACGAAGCGAACGGAGTGCCCGAGAACTGGGATCTCGAGGACATCCACATGGTCACCGAGAGCCGCCTGGCCGAGCTCATCGGCGCGCCCGCGGGCAGGCTCCACACAGGCCGCAGCCGCAACGACCAGGTGGCGACGGACTTCCGCCTGTGGGTGCGCGATGCAATCGACCAGGTCGACGCGGGCCTCGCCGACCTCCAGCGCGCACTGGTAGGCCGCGCGGGCGAACACGCCGCCAGCATCATGCCCGGCTTCACCCACCTGCAGACCGCGCAGCCGGTGACGCTAGGGCATCACCTGATGGCCTATTACGAAATGATCAGGCGCGACCGCAGTCGCTTTGCCGATGCGCGCACGCGGATGAACGAAAGCCCCCTCGGCTCGGCAGCACTTGCCGGTACCGGGTTTCCTCTCGATCGCGACGCGACTGCCGCCGCTCTCGGTTTCGACCGGCCTACCGCGAACAGCCTCGATGCCGTGAGCGACCGCGACTTCGCGCTCGATTACCTGCAGGCGGCTGCCCAGTGCGCCTTGCACCTCAGCCGCCTCGCCGAAGAGTTGATCCTGTGGGCAAGCCAGCCCTTCGGCTTCGTCCGCCTGCCCGATGCGCTGAGTACCGGCAGTTCCATCATGCCGCAGAAGAAGAACCCCGATGCAGCCGAGCTCGTACGTGGGCACGCGGGGCGCATCGTCGGCTGTCTCACGGCGCTGATGGTGACGATGAAGGGTCTTCCCCTCGCCTATTCGAAGGACATGCAGGACGACAAGCCGCCGGTTTTCGAGGCGCACGGGCTTCTCGCCCTCAGCATCGCGGCGATGACGGGAATGGTGTCGGGAAGCGATTTTCGCACCGACCGGATGCGACAGGCCGCCGAGCTCGGCTACGCGACGGCAACCGACCTCGCCGACTGGCTCGTTCGCGAGGCGGACGTGCCCTTTCGTGAAGCGCATCACATTACGGGCGCGGCGGTCAAGCTTGCCGAGGCCCGTGGTGTCGCGCTCGATGCGCTGACCCTCGCGGAGCTGCAGGCAATCGACCAGCGGATCGACCAGCGGGTCTTTGCCGCGCTGTCTGTCGATGCATCGGTCGCGGCGCGCGCCAGCTATGGCGGCACGGCGCCGGTGCGGGTAAGGGAACAGATCGCCGACGCGAAGATCGTGCTCGACATGGAGTCCTAG
- a CDS encoding TlpA family protein disulfide reductase: MSLRLSLTLVLSACLVGACSREDPAEPQAEAQGAALTGTIDRSRAGDLLPAVALAHPDGKELNTGALTGQPVLLNLWATWCAPCVEEMPLLDALAGQYEGKMRVIVASQDLQGAEKVVPFFAKAKYAHLEPWLDRETDLSTALGGDGVLPTTVLYDASGQEVARVVGGYDWQSPEAKALVDEAIGS, from the coding sequence TTGTCGCTCAGACTATCGCTCACGCTGGTTCTTTCGGCTTGCCTGGTTGGCGCGTGCAGTAGGGAAGACCCCGCCGAGCCGCAAGCGGAGGCGCAGGGAGCTGCGCTGACCGGAACGATAGACCGCAGCCGCGCAGGCGATCTGCTCCCCGCGGTGGCGTTGGCTCATCCGGATGGCAAGGAACTCAACACAGGCGCGCTGACGGGGCAGCCGGTCCTGCTCAACCTCTGGGCGACGTGGTGCGCACCGTGTGTCGAGGAAATGCCGTTGCTCGATGCACTTGCCGGCCAATACGAAGGCAAGATGCGGGTGATCGTCGCGAGCCAGGACCTTCAGGGTGCGGAGAAAGTCGTGCCGTTCTTCGCCAAGGCCAAGTACGCCCACCTCGAGCCTTGGCTTGACCGTGAAACCGACCTTTCGACCGCGCTGGGGGGCGACGGGGTCTTGCCGACTACCGTGCTCTACGATGCGAGCGGCCAGGAAGTGGCGCGGGTCGTCGGGGGTTACGACTGGCAGAGCCCGGAGGCCAAGGCGCTGGTGGACGAAGCCATCGGAAGCTGA
- a CDS encoding pyrophosphate--fructose-6-phosphate 1-phosphotransferase, with protein MAVNTVAILTAGGLAPCLSSAVGGLIERYTEIAPEVRIIAYRNGYAGLLTGDWIEATEQVRAAASRLHAFGGSPIGNSRVKLTNVADCVKRGLVQEGEDPLAVAAAQLSRDGVDVLHTIGGDDTNGAAADLAAFLKQNGYDLTVVGLPKTIDNDVIPIRQSLGAWTAAEQGAVFARNVIAEHTANPRMLTIHEVMGRNCGWLTAATALEHHQWVKSAPFAEWMENAAARWDVHGVYVPEMALDIEGEAHRLKAIMDSQGGVNLFVAEGAGVSEIVAAMEAAGDEVPRDPFGHVQLDKVNPGQWFGKRFAEQLGAEKVLVQKSGYFSRSAPANETDRALIDACVRNAVDAALAGESGVIGNDEERGDELRTIEFERIKGGKRFDIETPWFADLLRDIGQA; from the coding sequence ATGGCCGTGAACACTGTCGCAATCCTCACCGCAGGCGGTCTCGCGCCGTGCCTCTCTTCCGCCGTCGGCGGGCTGATCGAGCGTTACACCGAGATAGCGCCGGAAGTCCGCATCATCGCGTATCGCAACGGCTACGCCGGCCTGCTGACCGGCGACTGGATCGAGGCAACCGAACAGGTCCGCGCCGCCGCATCGCGCCTCCACGCCTTTGGCGGCAGCCCTATCGGCAATAGCCGGGTCAAACTGACCAACGTCGCCGACTGCGTGAAGCGCGGCCTCGTGCAGGAGGGCGAGGATCCGCTGGCCGTCGCCGCCGCGCAGCTTTCGCGCGACGGGGTCGACGTGCTCCATACGATCGGCGGGGACGATACCAATGGTGCCGCAGCCGACCTTGCCGCCTTTCTCAAGCAAAACGGGTACGATTTGACTGTCGTCGGCCTTCCGAAGACGATCGACAACGACGTCATCCCGATCCGCCAATCACTCGGCGCGTGGACGGCGGCCGAGCAGGGCGCCGTTTTCGCTCGCAACGTCATCGCCGAACACACCGCCAATCCGCGCATGCTGACCATCCACGAGGTCATGGGCCGCAATTGCGGTTGGCTGACCGCGGCAACCGCGCTCGAGCACCACCAATGGGTCAAGAGCGCACCATTTGCGGAATGGATGGAAAACGCCGCGGCCCGCTGGGACGTGCACGGCGTCTATGTGCCCGAAATGGCGCTCGACATCGAGGGCGAGGCGCATCGCCTGAAGGCGATCATGGACTCGCAGGGCGGCGTGAACCTGTTCGTTGCCGAAGGCGCGGGCGTGAGCGAGATCGTCGCCGCAATGGAAGCAGCCGGTGACGAGGTACCGCGCGATCCCTTCGGCCACGTCCAGCTCGACAAGGTCAATCCCGGCCAGTGGTTCGGCAAGCGTTTTGCCGAACAGCTCGGGGCCGAGAAGGTGCTCGTGCAGAAGAGCGGCTACTTCTCGCGCTCGGCGCCTGCGAACGAGACCGATCGTGCCCTGATCGATGCCTGCGTGCGCAACGCGGTCGATGCAGCCCTCGCAGGCGAATCGGGCGTGATCGGCAACGACGAGGAGCGCGGCGACGAACTGCGCACGATCGAGTTCGAACGGATCAAGGGCGGCAAGCGGTTCGACATCGAAACGCCGTGGTTTGCCGATCTTCTGCGGGACATCGGGCAGGCCTGA
- a CDS encoding asparaginase — protein sequence MDTPRIRILATGGTIAGSAGSAIERGYRPGQIGVAELLGAAETLGLDAAFAGRDIAAIGSQDIGWPQWDALHREIVAAMADDGVDGVIVTHGTDTAEETAFLLDLTLPAGKPVVLVGAMRPADAVGSDGMRNLANAVRVAGDTAAAGRGVLVVMSDQVFAAIDVRKAATGGAEAFRGFPRGPIGNVTPTSLDWFGPPDRSGRGARFAWPDALPKVAILHAYAGMDADAVGCSLGNGAAGLVLAGLGQGNAPGPVIEALAISGVPVVRSSRVDQGSVDRNLEVDDDRYGFVAARGLGPAKSRILLQVLLASGMRDPARMQEEFDRR from the coding sequence ATGGACACACCGCGTATCCGCATCCTCGCCACAGGCGGTACCATCGCGGGCAGCGCCGGCTCGGCGATCGAACGGGGCTACCGGCCGGGACAGATCGGGGTCGCCGAACTTCTCGGGGCTGCCGAAACGCTTGGTCTGGACGCTGCCTTCGCCGGTCGGGACATCGCAGCGATCGGCTCCCAAGACATCGGATGGCCGCAATGGGACGCACTCCACCGCGAGATCGTGGCGGCAATGGCCGATGACGGCGTGGACGGGGTGATCGTTACCCACGGCACCGACACTGCAGAGGAGACGGCGTTCCTCCTCGACCTGACGCTTCCGGCAGGAAAGCCGGTGGTGCTCGTCGGCGCGATGCGGCCGGCGGATGCAGTGGGCAGCGACGGGATGCGCAATCTCGCCAACGCCGTCCGCGTGGCCGGCGACACAGCGGCTGCGGGCCGGGGCGTGCTGGTGGTGATGAGCGACCAGGTCTTCGCTGCGATCGATGTCCGCAAGGCGGCGACCGGAGGGGCCGAGGCCTTTCGCGGGTTCCCGCGCGGTCCTATCGGAAACGTCACCCCAACTTCGCTCGACTGGTTCGGACCGCCCGACCGCAGTGGGCGCGGGGCGCGGTTTGCTTGGCCCGATGCGCTGCCGAAGGTGGCGATTCTCCATGCCTATGCCGGAATGGACGCCGACGCAGTCGGTTGCTCGCTCGGCAACGGAGCTGCCGGACTCGTGCTTGCCGGATTGGGGCAGGGCAACGCGCCGGGCCCGGTGATCGAGGCTCTCGCTATATCGGGAGTGCCGGTCGTCCGCTCGAGCCGGGTCGACCAGGGCTCGGTCGATCGCAATCTCGAAGTGGACGATGATCGGTACGGCTTCGTGGCCGCGCGAGGGCTGGGCCCGGCGAAGTCGCGGATCCTGCTTCAGGTCCTCCTCGCGAGCGGGATGCGCGATCCCGCCCGCATGCAAGAAGAATTCGACCGACGTTAG
- a CDS encoding zinc-binding dehydrogenase, with product MATTGKQLFTTLTPDGNLTLEVVESEFREPTGNQVLVKMEAAPINPSDLAILTSAADFENAEYSAGKVVAKMPDPFLSGQRARHGQRLPAGNEGAGTVVATGDSDMAKALMGQRVACVPGTAFSQYAIADAAMCLPLGDHSSEAGASSFVNPMTALGFVENAKIDGQNAILHTVGASNLGLMLDRICREDGMALVNIVRKQEQVDQLKAQGAEHVVNSSDGDFMANLRAAIDATDAFYGFDPIGGGSMVDSCFKAMEQVAVSKMKEYSRYGSTQAKRMFIYGRLDFGPTILAPAYGFGWTLSGWLLTPFLQMAGMETTMRMRKRVLDNLTTTFASHYKSKVDLEGMLTKDAILDYRQMKTGEKYLVTPWG from the coding sequence ATGGCGACCACCGGCAAGCAGCTCTTCACCACCCTCACCCCCGACGGCAACCTGACGCTCGAGGTAGTCGAGAGCGAATTCCGCGAGCCGACCGGCAACCAGGTGCTGGTGAAGATGGAGGCGGCCCCGATCAACCCGTCCGATCTCGCGATCCTGACGAGCGCCGCAGATTTCGAGAACGCCGAGTATTCCGCCGGCAAGGTCGTGGCGAAGATGCCTGACCCGTTTCTGTCGGGTCAGAGGGCGCGCCACGGCCAGCGCCTGCCCGCCGGCAACGAAGGTGCGGGCACCGTCGTCGCGACCGGCGATTCGGACATGGCCAAGGCACTGATGGGACAGCGCGTCGCCTGCGTGCCGGGCACGGCGTTCTCGCAATACGCAATCGCCGATGCCGCGATGTGCCTGCCGCTCGGTGACCACAGTTCGGAAGCCGGCGCGTCGAGCTTCGTCAACCCGATGACGGCGCTGGGCTTCGTCGAGAACGCGAAGATCGACGGTCAGAATGCGATCCTCCACACTGTCGGTGCATCGAACCTCGGCCTGATGCTCGATCGAATCTGCCGCGAGGACGGGATGGCCCTGGTGAACATCGTGCGCAAACAGGAGCAGGTCGACCAGCTCAAGGCGCAGGGCGCGGAGCACGTCGTCAATTCGTCCGACGGGGACTTCATGGCGAACCTGCGCGCGGCCATCGACGCCACCGACGCATTCTACGGCTTCGACCCGATCGGAGGTGGATCGATGGTCGATTCCTGCTTCAAGGCGATGGAGCAGGTCGCTGTATCGAAGATGAAGGAATACTCGCGCTACGGCTCCACGCAGGCGAAGCGGATGTTCATCTATGGCCGTCTCGACTTCGGCCCGACCATTCTCGCCCCGGCATACGGATTCGGCTGGACGCTGTCTGGCTGGCTCCTGACCCCGTTCCTCCAGATGGCCGGGATGGAAACCACGATGCGGATGCGCAAGCGGGTGCTCGACAATCTGACGACCACCTTCGCCAGCCACTACAAGAGCAAGGTGGATCTCGAGGGCATGCTGACCAAGGACGCGATCCTCGACTACCGCCAGATGAAGACGGGCGAGAAATACCTCGTGACGCCCTGGGGCTAA
- the truA gene encoding tRNA pseudouridine(38-40) synthase TruA — protein sequence MTRFALTLEYDGTPFFGLQRQATGPSVQQAVEEAAARVTGETVTLRAAGRTDTGVHALAMRAHLDIVKAIEPFRLMEALNAHLRPNPVAVLACEVVADDWHARFSCIGRAYEYRIANRRAPLTLEANRAWQVPQPLDAEAMHEAAQALVGTHDFTTFRSVQCQAASPVKTLDQISVRREQEHVIVAAAARSFLHHQVRSMVGCLALVGMGRWRIGQVAEALEARDRQALGLNAPPHGLYFMRAVYPGEG from the coding sequence GTGACCCGCTTTGCGCTGACCCTCGAATACGACGGCACCCCGTTCTTCGGCCTGCAGCGCCAGGCCACCGGGCCGAGCGTGCAGCAGGCAGTCGAGGAGGCAGCCGCACGCGTGACCGGCGAGACGGTGACGCTCCGTGCGGCCGGCCGCACCGACACCGGAGTGCATGCGCTTGCGATGCGCGCGCACCTCGACATCGTAAAGGCAATCGAACCCTTCCGGTTGATGGAGGCGCTGAACGCACACCTGCGACCGAACCCGGTGGCCGTTCTGGCGTGCGAGGTGGTGGCCGACGATTGGCACGCGCGGTTTTCATGCATTGGACGCGCCTACGAGTACCGCATCGCCAACCGCCGTGCGCCGCTTACCCTCGAGGCGAACCGCGCCTGGCAGGTGCCTCAGCCGCTTGACGCCGAGGCGATGCACGAGGCTGCGCAAGCGCTTGTCGGAACCCACGACTTCACGACCTTTCGGTCGGTCCAGTGCCAGGCGGCAAGCCCCGTAAAGACGCTCGATCAAATCAGCGTACGGCGGGAGCAAGAGCACGTGATCGTCGCGGCCGCCGCGCGCAGCTTCCTGCATCACCAGGTGCGCAGCATGGTGGGCTGCCTCGCGCTCGTCGGCATGGGGCGCTGGCGCATCGGCCAAGTTGCCGAGGCCCTAGAAGCGCGCGACCGTCAGGCGCTCGGCCTCAATGCGCCGCCGCATGGACTCTACTTCATGCGCGCGGTCTATCCCGGCGAGGGCTAG
- the fmt gene encoding methionyl-tRNA formyltransferase: protein MRIVFMGTPAFAVPTLAALHDAGHEIAAVYTQPPRPAGRGKQLQPSAVQVEAEIRHIPVRCPASLRSPEAQAELASLEPDLAVVAAYGLILPQAVLDIPRNGCLNVHASLLPHWRGAAPIQRAIMAGDPVTGITIMRMEAGLDTGPMLATARTPIEDKTAGELTEELAEIGAQLLVGTLIDLPMLHAVPQDDAEASYAPKIDKAEARIDWIDGAEAIERKVRGLAPFPGAWFELDGERIKVLKAQVVAREGKPGTTLDDRLTIACGYAALRPVRIQRAGKPAMDVDAFLRGKPIPAGTPIG, encoded by the coding sequence ATGCGCATCGTCTTCATGGGTACGCCGGCATTTGCGGTGCCGACGCTTGCCGCGCTCCACGATGCGGGGCACGAGATCGCGGCCGTCTATACCCAGCCGCCCCGCCCCGCCGGTCGCGGCAAGCAGCTCCAGCCCAGCGCGGTGCAGGTCGAGGCGGAGATCCGCCATATCCCGGTGCGCTGCCCTGCCTCGCTCAGGTCGCCGGAGGCCCAGGCCGAGCTCGCGTCGCTGGAGCCCGATCTCGCGGTCGTCGCGGCCTATGGCCTGATCCTGCCGCAAGCCGTGCTCGACATTCCCAGGAACGGTTGCCTCAACGTCCATGCCAGCCTGCTGCCGCATTGGCGTGGTGCGGCACCGATCCAGCGCGCGATCATGGCGGGCGATCCCGTCACCGGCATCACGATCATGCGGATGGAGGCCGGCCTCGATACCGGCCCGATGCTCGCCACGGCGCGCACGCCGATCGAGGACAAGACCGCGGGCGAATTGACCGAGGAGCTCGCCGAGATCGGTGCGCAGCTCTTGGTGGGTACGCTGATCGACCTGCCGATGCTCCATGCCGTGCCGCAGGACGATGCGGAGGCGAGCTACGCACCCAAGATCGACAAGGCCGAGGCCAGGATCGACTGGATCGACGGCGCCGAAGCGATCGAGCGCAAGGTGCGCGGCCTCGCCCCGTTTCCCGGCGCGTGGTTCGAGCTGGATGGCGAGCGGATCAAGGTGCTGAAAGCCCAGGTCGTCGCGCGTGAAGGCAAGCCGGGGACGACACTCGACGACCGGCTCACGATCGCTTGCGGCTATGCAGCGCTGCGCCCGGTGCGCATCCAGCGCGCCGGGAAGCCGGCGATGGACGTCGACGCTTTCCTTCGCGGCAAGCCGATACCGGCAGGAACCCCGATCGGGTGA
- the recR gene encoding recombination mediator RecR produces the protein MASQEIETLAGALARLPGLGPRSARRAVLWLVKRRETALRQLVSALQEVQDKLVECGTCGNVDTQNPCGICTDPRRDQRSLCVVEDVADLWALDRAKLFTGRYHVLGGRLSALDGVGPEDLSIGILLERVRQGGIDEVVLATNATLEGQTTAHYIAERLEGMPVRITQLAHGLPVGGELDYLDEGTLAQALRARRPVG, from the coding sequence ATGGCATCGCAAGAGATCGAGACGCTGGCCGGAGCGCTGGCGCGCCTGCCCGGCTTGGGTCCGCGCAGTGCGCGGCGGGCGGTGCTGTGGCTGGTGAAGCGGCGCGAGACGGCGCTTCGCCAGCTCGTGTCCGCACTGCAGGAAGTGCAGGACAAGCTCGTCGAGTGCGGTACCTGCGGCAACGTCGACACGCAGAACCCCTGCGGCATTTGCACCGATCCCCGCCGCGACCAGCGCAGCCTGTGCGTAGTCGAGGATGTCGCCGACCTCTGGGCGCTCGACCGCGCGAAGCTGTTCACCGGGCGCTACCACGTGCTCGGCGGGCGGCTGTCGGCGCTCGACGGCGTAGGGCCGGAGGACCTGTCGATCGGGATCTTGCTCGAGCGGGTGCGGCAAGGCGGGATCGACGAGGTCGTCCTGGCGACCAACGCTACGCTCGAGGGGCAGACGACCGCGCATTACATAGCGGAAAGGCTCGAAGGGATGCCGGTGCGCATCACCCAACTCGCCCACGGCCTGCCGGTCGGCGGCGAGCTCGACTACCTCGACGAAGGGACTTTGGCGCAGGCGTTGAGGGCCAGGCGACCGGTGGGCTGA